In Kitasatospora sp. NBC_00240, the following are encoded in one genomic region:
- a CDS encoding 3-hydroxybutyryl-CoA dehydrogenase: MERPFSTVAVIGLGTMGAGVAVAVARSGRRVIGVEANGDSAARALARIAETTAHDVERGRITAEERTALLAQITVGDRLDAAAAADLVIEEVPEQLELKREIFAELDRICPPETVLATGTTALSVTRIAAATSRPERVLGLHFFNPVPVMKLVEVVRTVLTAPPVAEAAAAFARDLGKEPVAAGDRAGFVVNGLLFAYLNQAAAMFESKYATREDIDAAMRLGCGLPMGPLALLDLIGVDTARTVLEAMYEQSRDRLHAPAPILGQLVSAGLLGRKSGRGFYTYEAPGSAKVVPGTGGGAADRPAGREVRSIGVCGSGTMATGIVEVFAKAGYSVLLAARSQEKADRAKAQLAKSLERSVAKGRLTEEQRDAALALVTPTGAYTDLADADLVVEAVAEDLAVKRELFAALDKICRPGAVLATTTSSLPVISCAAATSRPQDVIGMHFFNPAPAMKLVEVVSTVLTAPDVTATVLDLCTKVRKHPVECGDRAGFIVNALLFPYLNDAVRMLQEHYATVDDIDTAMKLGCGYPMGPFELLDVVGLDVSLTIEQVLHQEFREPGLAAAPLLEHLVAAGCLGRKTGRGFRDHARR; this comes from the coding sequence ATGGAGCGTCCCTTTTCCACTGTCGCCGTGATCGGCCTGGGCACCATGGGTGCCGGCGTCGCGGTGGCGGTCGCACGGAGCGGCCGCCGGGTGATCGGTGTCGAGGCGAACGGCGACAGCGCCGCCCGGGCCCTGGCCAGGATCGCGGAGACCACCGCCCACGACGTCGAGCGTGGCCGGATCACCGCCGAGGAGCGCACCGCGCTGCTCGCGCAGATCACCGTCGGCGACCGGCTGGACGCGGCGGCCGCCGCCGACCTGGTGATCGAGGAGGTCCCGGAGCAGCTGGAGCTGAAGCGGGAGATCTTCGCCGAGCTGGACCGGATCTGCCCGCCCGAAACGGTGCTCGCGACCGGTACCACCGCCCTGTCGGTGACCCGGATCGCAGCCGCCACCTCGCGCCCCGAGCGGGTGCTGGGCCTGCACTTCTTCAACCCCGTGCCGGTGATGAAGCTGGTCGAGGTGGTCCGCACCGTGCTGACCGCCCCGCCGGTGGCCGAGGCCGCCGCCGCCTTCGCCCGGGACCTCGGCAAGGAGCCGGTCGCGGCCGGCGACCGGGCCGGCTTCGTGGTCAACGGCCTGCTCTTCGCGTACCTGAACCAGGCCGCGGCGATGTTCGAGTCCAAGTACGCGACCCGGGAGGACATCGACGCCGCGATGCGGCTCGGCTGCGGCCTGCCGATGGGCCCGCTGGCCCTGCTGGACCTGATCGGCGTCGACACCGCCCGTACCGTCCTGGAGGCGATGTACGAGCAGTCCAGGGACCGCCTGCACGCGCCGGCGCCGATCCTGGGCCAGCTGGTCTCGGCCGGGCTGCTGGGCCGCAAGTCCGGACGCGGTTTCTACACGTACGAGGCGCCCGGCTCCGCCAAGGTGGTGCCCGGCACGGGCGGCGGCGCGGCGGACCGGCCGGCCGGCCGCGAGGTGCGCAGCATCGGCGTCTGCGGCTCGGGCACGATGGCCACCGGCATCGTCGAGGTGTTCGCCAAGGCCGGCTACAGCGTCCTGCTGGCCGCCCGCAGCCAGGAGAAGGCGGACCGCGCCAAGGCCCAGCTGGCGAAGTCGCTGGAGCGCTCGGTCGCCAAGGGCCGGCTGACCGAGGAGCAGCGCGACGCGGCGCTCGCCCTGGTCACCCCGACCGGCGCGTACACCGACCTCGCCGACGCCGACCTGGTGGTCGAGGCGGTGGCCGAGGACCTCGCGGTCAAGCGCGAGCTGTTCGCGGCCCTCGACAAGATCTGCCGGCCGGGCGCGGTGCTGGCCACCACCACCTCCAGCCTGCCGGTGATCAGCTGCGCGGCCGCGACCTCGCGCCCGCAGGACGTGATCGGCATGCACTTCTTCAACCCGGCGCCGGCCATGAAGCTGGTCGAGGTCGTCTCGACCGTGCTGACCGCCCCGGACGTCACCGCCACCGTGCTCGACCTGTGCACCAAGGTCCGCAAGCACCCGGTGGAGTGCGGCGACCGCGCCGGCTTCATCGTGAACGCGCTGCTCTTCCCGTACCTGAACGACGCGGTGCGGATGCTGCAGGAGCACTACGCCACGGTGGACGACATCGACACCGCGATGAAGCTCGGCTGCGGGTACCCGATGGGCCCCTTCGAGCTGCTGGACGTGGTCGGCCTGGACGTCTCGCTGACCATCGAGCAGGTGCTGCACCAGGAGTTCCGCGAGCCGGGCCTGGCGGCCGCACCGCTGCTGGAGCACCTGGTGGCGGCGGGCTGCCTGGGCCGCAAGACCGGCCGCGGGTTCCGCGACCACGCACGCCGATGA
- a CDS encoding TetR family transcriptional regulator, with product MDRVQAASEQQSAVRQPAGRPDPARHDPPRPAPAGTPAAADPGPGGRRAAAQRLQMRQDLATAAMELFAGQGYEETTVDQIAAAAGVARRTFFRYFRSKEEAIFPDHDDTLVRVADLLASADSEEHPLDVVCRGIKEVLRMYASMPSVSVARYQLIRQVPALREREIAVVARYERLFTRYLLGRFDTAAQIPPGWQRGGDDDSMLAEVSAAAVVAAHNHVLRRWLRAGGHGDVEAQLDHSFEVIRGTFWATEPSGVRRRGAVVAPGATSDAASALESAAASALSATPGGEVLITVARTDAPLDIVLDSIRAALAGPKAG from the coding sequence ATGGATCGGGTTCAGGCAGCGTCCGAGCAGCAGTCCGCCGTACGGCAGCCGGCCGGCCGGCCCGACCCGGCACGGCACGACCCGCCGCGGCCGGCCCCGGCGGGCACCCCCGCCGCGGCGGACCCCGGGCCGGGCGGCCGCCGGGCCGCGGCGCAGCGCCTGCAGATGCGGCAGGACCTCGCCACGGCGGCGATGGAGCTGTTCGCCGGGCAGGGCTACGAGGAGACCACGGTCGACCAGATCGCCGCGGCCGCCGGGGTGGCCCGGCGGACCTTCTTCCGGTACTTCCGGTCCAAGGAGGAGGCGATCTTCCCGGACCACGACGACACCCTGGTCCGGGTGGCCGACCTGCTGGCCAGCGCCGACTCCGAGGAGCACCCGCTGGACGTGGTCTGCCGGGGGATCAAGGAGGTGCTGCGGATGTACGCCTCCATGCCCTCGGTCTCGGTGGCCCGGTACCAGCTGATCCGCCAGGTGCCGGCCCTGCGCGAGCGGGAGATCGCCGTGGTGGCCCGGTACGAGCGGCTGTTCACCCGGTACCTGCTGGGCCGGTTCGACACGGCCGCGCAGATCCCGCCGGGCTGGCAGCGCGGCGGGGACGACGACTCGATGCTCGCCGAGGTCTCGGCGGCGGCGGTGGTCGCGGCGCACAACCACGTGCTGCGGCGCTGGCTGCGGGCGGGCGGCCACGGTGACGTGGAGGCCCAGCTGGACCACTCCTTCGAGGTGATCCGGGGGACGTTCTGGGCCACCGAGCCGTCCGGCGTCCGGCGCCGTGGGGCTGTTGTGGCACCCGGTGCCACAAGTGACGCGGCTTCCGCGCTGGAGTCGGCGGCCGCGAGCGCACTGAGTGCCACCCCGGGCGGTGAGGTCCTCATCACAGTGGCCCGCACCGACGCCCCGCTGGACATCGTGCTGGACAGCATCCGGGCCGCCCTGGCCGGCCCCAAGGCCGGCTAG
- the ccrA gene encoding crotonyl-CoA carboxylase/reductase, giving the protein MKEILDAILSSDSTAADFAAIKLPESYRAVTLHKDEEQMFAGLDSRDKDPRTSLHLDDVALPELGPGEALVAVMASAVNYNTVWSSIYEPVSTFGFLERYGRLSPLTKRHDLPYHVLGSDLAGVVLRTGAGVNAWKPGDEVVAHCLSVELESSDGHNDTMMDPEQRIWGFETNFGGLAQIALVKTNQLMPKPAHLTWEEAASPGLVNSTAYRQLVSRNGAGMKQGDNVLIWGASGGLGSYATQYALAGGATPICVVSNDQKAEICRSMGAEAIIDRSAEGYRFWKDENTQDPREWKRLGGRIRELTGGEDVDIVFEHPGRETFGASVYVTRKGGTIVTCASTSGFMHQYDNRYLWMSLKKIVGSHFANYREAWEANRLVAKGKIHPTLSKVYTLDETGQAALDVHQNKHQGKVGVLCLAPSEGLGVRDHELREKHLPAINRFRDI; this is encoded by the coding sequence ATGAAGGAAATCCTCGACGCGATCCTCAGCTCCGACAGCACCGCGGCGGACTTCGCCGCGATCAAGCTGCCGGAGTCCTACCGGGCGGTCACGCTCCACAAGGACGAGGAGCAGATGTTCGCCGGCCTCGACAGCCGCGACAAGGACCCTCGCACGTCCCTGCACCTGGACGACGTCGCCCTGCCCGAGCTCGGCCCGGGCGAGGCCCTGGTGGCCGTCATGGCCAGCGCCGTGAACTACAACACCGTGTGGAGCTCGATCTACGAGCCGGTCTCCACCTTCGGCTTCCTGGAGCGCTACGGCCGGCTGTCGCCGCTCACCAAGCGCCACGACCTGCCGTACCACGTGCTCGGCTCGGACCTCGCGGGCGTGGTGCTGCGCACCGGCGCCGGCGTCAACGCCTGGAAGCCGGGCGACGAGGTCGTCGCCCACTGCCTCTCGGTCGAGCTGGAGTCCTCGGACGGCCACAACGACACGATGATGGACCCGGAGCAGCGCATCTGGGGCTTCGAGACCAACTTCGGCGGCCTGGCCCAGATCGCGCTGGTGAAGACCAACCAGCTGATGCCCAAGCCCGCGCACCTCACCTGGGAGGAGGCCGCGTCCCCGGGCCTGGTCAACTCCACCGCCTACCGCCAGCTGGTCAGCCGGAACGGCGCGGGCATGAAGCAGGGCGACAACGTGCTGATCTGGGGCGCCAGCGGCGGCCTCGGCTCGTACGCCACCCAGTACGCGCTGGCCGGCGGCGCCACCCCGATCTGTGTGGTCTCCAACGACCAGAAGGCCGAGATCTGCCGGTCGATGGGCGCCGAGGCGATCATCGACCGCAGCGCCGAGGGCTACCGGTTCTGGAAGGACGAGAACACCCAGGACCCGCGCGAGTGGAAGCGCCTGGGCGGCCGGATCCGCGAGCTCACCGGCGGCGAGGACGTGGACATCGTCTTCGAGCACCCGGGCCGCGAGACCTTCGGCGCCTCGGTGTACGTCACCCGCAAGGGCGGCACCATCGTCACCTGCGCCTCCACCTCCGGCTTCATGCACCAGTACGACAACCGCTACCTGTGGATGTCCCTGAAGAAGATCGTCGGCTCGCACTTCGCCAACTACCGCGAGGCCTGGGAGGCCAACCGCCTGGTGGCGAAGGGCAAGATCCACCCGACCCTGTCCAAGGTCTACACCCTCGACGAGACCGGCCAGGCCGCGCTCGACGTCCACCAGAACAAGCACCAGGGCAAGGTCGGTGTGCTCTGCCTGGCCCCGTCCGAGGGCCTGGGCGTGCGGGACCACGAGCTGCGCGAGAAGCACCTGCCGGCGATCAACCGCTTCAGGGACATCTGA
- a CDS encoding protein meaA, translated as MAEPSERIVRDRPWLMRTYAGHSTASDSNALYRKNLAKGQTGLSVAFDLPTQTGYDSDHVLARGEVGRVGVPVGHVGDMRTLFDGIPLEQTNTSMTINATAMWLLALYQVVAEEQGADIAKLTGTTQNDIVKEYLSRGTHVFPPGPSVRLITDMIAYTVGNIPKWNPINICSYHLQEAGATPVQEIAYAMCTAISVLDAVRDSGQVPAERMGEVVARISFFVNAGVRFVEEMCKMRAFAQLWEKVTLERYGIQDAKQRRFRYGVQVNSLGLTEAQPENNVQRIVLEMLAVTLSKDARARAVQLPAWNEALGLPRPWDQQWSLRIQQVLAYESDLLEYGDIFNGSEVIETKTAALLAGAEAEIAKVLEMGGVIPAVESGYLKSNLVSSHAERRARIESGEDKIVGVNCFDTTEESPLTADLDTAIMVVDPASEQSVLGALKKWRENRDESAVQSALEQLRATAVTSDNLMPATLACARAGVTTGEWSFALRDVFGEYRAPTGVGGAPVAVAAEPGGELAAVREAVAATAAELGAGKLRLLVGKPGLDGHSNGAEQIAVRARDAGFEVVYQGIRLTPEQIVSAAVAEDVHCVGLSILSGAHPELVPDVLNRLRRAGVEDVPVIVGGIIPAADGEALKAAGVAAVFTPKDFGITTIIGRIVDEIRLANRLQPWTPTTAASTS; from the coding sequence ATGGCAGAGCCGAGCGAGCGGATCGTGCGTGACCGGCCCTGGCTGATGCGCACCTACGCGGGACACTCCACCGCGAGCGACTCCAACGCGCTGTACCGCAAGAACCTCGCCAAGGGGCAGACCGGCCTCTCGGTGGCCTTCGACCTGCCGACCCAGACGGGCTACGACTCCGACCACGTCCTCGCCCGCGGCGAGGTCGGCCGGGTCGGCGTCCCGGTGGGCCACGTCGGGGACATGCGGACCCTGTTCGACGGCATCCCGCTCGAACAGACCAACACCTCGATGACGATCAACGCCACCGCGATGTGGCTGCTGGCGCTCTACCAGGTGGTCGCCGAGGAGCAGGGCGCCGACATCGCCAAGCTCACCGGCACCACCCAGAACGACATCGTCAAGGAGTACCTCTCGCGCGGGACGCACGTCTTCCCGCCCGGCCCGTCCGTCCGACTAATCACCGACATGATCGCCTACACGGTCGGCAACATCCCCAAGTGGAACCCGATCAACATCTGCAGCTACCACCTGCAGGAGGCCGGGGCCACCCCGGTCCAGGAGATCGCCTACGCGATGTGCACCGCGATCTCCGTGCTGGACGCCGTCCGCGACTCCGGCCAGGTGCCGGCCGAGCGGATGGGCGAGGTGGTCGCCCGGATCTCCTTCTTCGTGAACGCCGGCGTGCGCTTCGTCGAGGAGATGTGCAAGATGCGCGCCTTCGCCCAGCTCTGGGAGAAGGTCACCCTGGAGCGCTACGGCATCCAGGACGCCAAGCAGCGCCGGTTCCGGTACGGCGTGCAGGTCAACTCGCTCGGCCTGACCGAGGCCCAGCCGGAGAACAACGTCCAGCGGATCGTCCTGGAGATGCTGGCCGTCACCCTCTCCAAGGACGCCCGCGCCCGCGCCGTCCAGCTGCCGGCCTGGAACGAGGCCCTCGGCCTGCCCCGCCCGTGGGACCAGCAGTGGTCGCTGCGGATCCAGCAGGTGCTGGCCTACGAGTCCGACCTGCTGGAGTACGGCGACATCTTCAACGGCTCCGAGGTCATCGAGACCAAGACGGCCGCGCTGCTGGCCGGCGCCGAGGCGGAGATCGCCAAGGTGCTGGAGATGGGCGGGGTCATCCCGGCCGTCGAGTCCGGCTACCTGAAGTCCAACCTGGTCTCCTCGCACGCCGAGCGGCGGGCCAGGATCGAGTCCGGCGAGGACAAGATCGTCGGGGTCAACTGCTTCGACACCACCGAGGAGAGCCCGCTCACGGCCGACCTCGACACCGCGATCATGGTGGTCGACCCGGCCTCCGAGCAGTCGGTGCTGGGCGCGCTCAAGAAGTGGCGGGAGAACCGCGACGAGAGCGCCGTCCAGAGCGCCCTGGAGCAGCTGCGGGCGACCGCGGTCACCTCGGACAACCTGATGCCCGCCACGCTGGCCTGCGCCCGCGCGGGGGTCACCACCGGCGAGTGGTCCTTCGCCCTGCGGGACGTCTTCGGTGAGTACCGCGCGCCCACCGGCGTCGGAGGCGCCCCGGTCGCGGTCGCGGCCGAGCCCGGCGGCGAGCTGGCCGCCGTCCGCGAGGCGGTGGCCGCCACGGCCGCCGAGCTGGGCGCCGGCAAGCTGCGCCTGCTGGTCGGCAAGCCCGGCCTGGACGGGCACTCCAACGGCGCCGAGCAGATCGCCGTCCGGGCCCGCGACGCCGGCTTCGAGGTGGTCTACCAGGGCATCCGGCTGACGCCCGAGCAGATCGTCTCCGCCGCCGTCGCGGAGGACGTGCACTGCGTGGGTCTGTCGATCCTTTCCGGGGCGCACCCGGAGCTGGTGCCCGACGTCCTGAACCGCCTGCGGCGGGCCGGGGTGGAGGATGTCCCCGTGATCGTGGGTGGCATCATCCCGGCAGCGGACGGCGAGGCCCTCAAGGCCGCCGGCGTCGCTGCCGTGTTCACCCCGAAGGACTTCGGCATCACCACCATCATCGGCCGGATCGTGGACGAGATCCGGCTGGCCAACAGGCTCCAGCCCTGGACGCCGACCACCGCCGCGTCCACCAGCTGA
- a CDS encoding CoA ester lyase, which produces MSTPHPSPAASYDRLRPRRSCLAVPGSNPRFLEKAQGLPADQVFLDLEDACAPLVKESARHNIVDALNNGDWGKKTKVVRVNDWTTHWTYRDVITVVEGAGPNLDCIMLPKVQDATQVKALDLLLTQIEKTMGFEVGKIGIEAQIENAKGLVNVDEIAAASPRLETIIFGPADFMASINMKTLVVGQQPPGYPADAYHYILMRILMAARTHDLQAIDGPYLQIRNAEGYREVAGRAAALGFDGKWVLHPDQVAAANEIFSPSQEDYDHAELILDAYDWCTSEAGGAKGSAMLGDEMIDEASRKMALVIAGKGRAAGFERTSKFEPPQS; this is translated from the coding sequence ATGAGCACCCCTCACCCGTCGCCCGCCGCCAGCTACGACAGGCTCCGCCCCCGCCGCTCCTGCCTCGCCGTACCGGGCAGCAACCCGCGCTTCCTGGAGAAGGCCCAGGGCCTGCCCGCCGACCAGGTCTTCCTCGACCTGGAGGACGCCTGCGCCCCGCTGGTCAAGGAGAGCGCCCGGCACAACATCGTCGACGCCCTGAACAACGGCGACTGGGGCAAGAAGACCAAGGTCGTCCGGGTCAACGACTGGACCACCCACTGGACCTACCGCGACGTGATCACCGTCGTCGAGGGCGCCGGCCCGAACCTGGACTGCATCATGCTGCCCAAGGTCCAGGACGCCACCCAGGTCAAGGCCCTCGACCTGCTGCTCACCCAGATCGAGAAGACCATGGGCTTCGAGGTCGGCAAGATCGGCATCGAGGCGCAGATCGAGAACGCCAAGGGCCTGGTCAACGTCGACGAGATCGCCGCCGCCTCGCCCCGGCTGGAGACCATCATCTTCGGCCCGGCCGACTTCATGGCCTCGATCAACATGAAGACCCTGGTGGTCGGCCAGCAGCCCCCCGGCTACCCGGCGGACGCCTACCACTACATCCTGATGCGCATCCTGATGGCCGCCCGCACCCACGACCTGCAGGCCATCGACGGCCCCTACCTGCAGATCCGCAACGCCGAGGGCTACCGCGAGGTGGCCGGCCGCGCCGCCGCACTCGGCTTCGACGGCAAGTGGGTCCTGCACCCCGACCAGGTCGCCGCCGCGAACGAGATCTTCTCGCCCTCGCAGGAGGACTACGACCACGCCGAACTGATCCTGGACGCCTACGACTGGTGCACCTCCGAGGCCGGCGGCGCCAAGGGCTCCGCGATGCTCGGCGACGAGATGATCGACGAGGCCAGCCGCAAGATGGCCCTGGTCATCGCGGGCAAGGGCCGCGCCGCCGGCTTCGAGCGCACCTCGAAGTTCGAGCCCCCGCAGTCCTGA
- a CDS encoding MaoC family dehydratase: MQFGRTYEEFEVGALYKHWPGKTVTEYDDHLFCLLTMNHHPLHLDTNYAEKTTDFGRNVVVGNYIYSLLLGMSVPDVSGKAIANLEIESLRHVAPTFHGDTIYGETVVLDKWPSKSKDDRGIVHVETKGYKQDGTVVCIFRRKVMVPTETYIKARGGEQPGRPEPLS; the protein is encoded by the coding sequence ATGCAGTTCGGACGCACCTACGAAGAGTTCGAGGTCGGCGCGCTCTACAAGCACTGGCCGGGAAAGACCGTCACCGAGTACGACGACCACCTCTTCTGCCTGCTCACCATGAACCACCACCCGCTCCACCTGGACACCAACTACGCCGAGAAGACCACCGACTTCGGCCGCAACGTCGTCGTCGGCAACTACATCTACTCACTGCTGCTCGGCATGTCCGTCCCCGACGTCTCCGGCAAGGCGATCGCCAACCTGGAGATCGAGTCGCTGCGCCACGTCGCGCCGACCTTCCACGGCGACACGATCTACGGCGAGACCGTCGTCCTCGACAAGTGGCCGTCCAAGTCCAAGGACGACCGCGGCATCGTCCATGTCGAGACCAAGGGCTACAAGCAGGACGGCACGGTCGTCTGCATCTTCCGCCGCAAGGTGATGGTGCCGACCGAGACCTACATCAAGGCCCGCGGCGGCGAACAGCCCGGCCGTCCCGAGCCCCTGTCCTAG
- a CDS encoding acyl-CoA dehydrogenase family protein encodes MGRLAQTDGLTEIQRDILATVRDFVDKEIIPVATELEHKDEYPTAIVEGMKQLGLFGLTIPEEYGGLGESLLTYALVVEEIARGWMSVSGIVNTHFIVAHMINAHGTQEQKDYFLPKMAAGEIRGAFSMSEPGLGSDVAAISTKGVKDGDFYVLNGQKMWLTNGGTSTLVAVLCKTDEGGSTPYRNMTTFLIEKTPGFGPNPTVPGLTVPGKIEKMGYKGVDTTELVLQDVRIPADRILGGVPGKGFYQMMDGVEVGRVNVAARGCGVARRAFELGISYAQQRSTFGKKISEHQAIQFKLAEMATKVEAAHQMMVMAARKKDSGERNDLEAGMAKYLASEYCKEVVEDSFRIHGGYGFSKEYEIERLYREAPMLLIGEGTAEIQKMIVGRRLLEEYRLAD; translated from the coding sequence ATGGGACGCCTCGCACAGACCGACGGCCTCACCGAGATCCAGCGGGACATCCTCGCCACCGTGCGGGACTTTGTCGACAAGGAGATCATCCCGGTCGCCACCGAGCTGGAGCACAAGGACGAGTACCCGACCGCCATCGTCGAGGGGATGAAGCAGCTGGGCCTCTTCGGCCTGACCATCCCCGAGGAGTACGGCGGCCTCGGCGAGTCGCTGCTCACCTACGCCCTGGTGGTGGAGGAGATCGCCCGCGGCTGGATGTCCGTCTCCGGCATCGTCAACACGCACTTCATCGTGGCGCACATGATCAACGCGCACGGCACCCAGGAGCAGAAGGACTACTTCCTGCCGAAGATGGCGGCCGGCGAGATCCGCGGCGCCTTCTCGATGTCGGAGCCGGGCCTCGGCTCCGACGTCGCGGCGATCTCCACCAAGGGCGTCAAGGACGGGGACTTCTACGTCCTCAACGGCCAGAAGATGTGGCTGACCAACGGCGGCACCTCCACCCTGGTCGCGGTCCTCTGCAAGACCGACGAGGGCGGCAGCACGCCGTACCGCAACATGACCACCTTCCTGATCGAGAAGACGCCCGGCTTCGGCCCGAACCCGACCGTCCCCGGCCTCACCGTGCCCGGGAAGATCGAGAAGATGGGCTACAAGGGCGTCGACACCACCGAGCTGGTGCTGCAGGACGTCCGGATCCCGGCCGACCGGATCCTCGGCGGCGTCCCCGGCAAGGGCTTCTACCAGATGATGGACGGCGTCGAGGTCGGCCGGGTCAACGTGGCCGCCCGTGGCTGCGGTGTCGCCCGCCGTGCCTTCGAGCTGGGCATCTCCTACGCCCAGCAGCGCTCGACCTTCGGCAAGAAGATCTCCGAGCACCAGGCCATCCAGTTCAAGCTGGCCGAGATGGCCACCAAGGTCGAGGCCGCGCACCAGATGATGGTGATGGCCGCCCGCAAGAAGGACAGCGGCGAGCGCAACGACCTGGAGGCAGGCATGGCCAAGTACCTCGCCTCCGAGTACTGCAAGGAGGTCGTGGAGGACTCCTTCCGCATCCACGGCGGCTACGGCTTCTCCAAGGAGTACGAGATCGAGCGCCTCTACCGGGAGGCTCCGATGCTGCTCATCGGTGAAGGAACCGCGGAGATCCAGAAGATGATCGTGGGACGTCGCCTGCTGGAGGAGTACCGACTCGCCGACTGA
- a CDS encoding phosphatidylserine decarboxylase: protein MPISPSPHTSVTDRDALAAPTAGRRPRVTIARGATPWFVPTLATAALTTALTRRSGKWALAAVPACALSAGMLWFFRDPEREISTGRVISPADGVVQSIDAWPDGRTRVAIFMSPLNVHVNRAPLPGTVTSVEHVAGGFVPAFNKDSDQNERVVWHFDTELGDIEMVQIAGAVARRIVPYVNAGTKVEQGERIGLIRFGSRVDTYLPAGVEVGVEVGQKTTAGVTRLDRD, encoded by the coding sequence ATGCCCATCAGCCCGTCCCCTCACACCTCCGTCACGGACCGCGATGCCCTCGCCGCTCCGACGGCCGGTCGGCGACCCCGCGTGACCATCGCGCGCGGAGCCACCCCCTGGTTCGTCCCCACCCTGGCCACGGCCGCTCTCACCACCGCCCTCACCAGGCGGAGCGGGAAGTGGGCCCTGGCGGCGGTACCGGCCTGTGCGCTCAGCGCGGGCATGCTGTGGTTCTTCCGCGACCCCGAGCGTGAGATCAGCACCGGCCGAGTGATCTCGCCCGCCGACGGCGTGGTGCAGAGCATCGACGCCTGGCCGGACGGCCGCACCCGGGTGGCGATCTTCATGAGCCCGCTGAACGTCCACGTGAACCGGGCTCCCCTGCCCGGCACGGTGACCTCGGTCGAGCACGTCGCCGGCGGGTTCGTGCCGGCGTTCAACAAGGACAGCGACCAGAACGAACGTGTCGTGTGGCACTTCGACACCGAGCTCGGCGACATCGAGATGGTGCAGATCGCGGGGGCCGTGGCCCGCCGGATCGTGCCGTACGTGAACGCGGGCACCAAGGTCGAGCAGGGCGAGCGGATCGGTCTGATCCGCTTCGGCTCCCGCGTCGACACCTACCTGCCGGCCGGCGTCGAGGTCGGCGTCGAGGTCGGCCAGAAGACCACTGCCGGGGTGACACGCCTTGACCGTGACTGA
- a CDS encoding phosphatidylcholine/phosphatidylserine synthase, with protein sequence MRRRRWARDRELRAPRSPQHLSTADFLTLGNAVCGFLAIYSITTGVLVPHITNPDAAPDRHSAATAVVLLLIGSMCDLFDGLVARKLRSSALGAELDNLADLISFGIAPAYFVAVWGMVSPGSDSRLSALIALTVLLSVVLRLARFSAVKMRPGVFQGMPCPMGAMTVIAIVLLDPPFLPGLLAIAGTAYLMMSRIEYPKPQGLLATATLCWIVVSIGCLAAWATGLPGGDTLLHIGAFAQIALAAMAPLLVIRRKVGQKVGDVRARRAESRLGCDGEL encoded by the coding sequence CTGCGTCGCCGCCGCTGGGCGCGCGACCGCGAGCTGCGCGCTCCGCGTTCGCCCCAGCACCTGTCCACCGCTGACTTCCTGACCCTGGGGAACGCCGTCTGCGGCTTCCTGGCGATCTACTCGATCACCACCGGGGTCCTGGTCCCGCACATCACCAACCCGGACGCCGCGCCGGACCGGCACAGCGCCGCCACCGCCGTGGTGCTGCTGCTCATCGGCTCGATGTGCGACCTGTTCGACGGCCTGGTGGCACGCAAGCTGCGTTCCTCCGCGCTCGGCGCCGAACTGGACAACCTGGCCGACCTGATCAGCTTCGGCATCGCGCCGGCCTACTTCGTCGCGGTCTGGGGCATGGTCTCGCCGGGCTCCGACAGCCGGCTGTCGGCCCTGATCGCCCTCACGGTGCTGCTCTCGGTGGTGCTGCGGCTCGCCCGCTTCTCCGCCGTGAAGATGCGCCCAGGGGTCTTCCAGGGCATGCCCTGCCCGATGGGTGCGATGACGGTGATCGCCATCGTGCTGCTGGACCCGCCGTTCCTGCCGGGCCTGCTGGCCATCGCCGGTACCGCGTACCTGATGATGAGCCGGATCGAGTACCCGAAGCCGCAGGGCCTGCTGGCCACCGCGACGCTCTGCTGGATCGTCGTCAGCATCGGCTGCCTGGCCGCCTGGGCCACCGGCCTGCCGGGTGGCGACACCCTGCTGCACATCGGCGCCTTCGCCCAGATCGCGCTGGCCGCGATGGCCCCGCTGCTGGTCATCCGCCGCAAGGTCGGCCAGAAGGTCGGCGACGTCCGCGCCCGCCGCGCGGAGTCCCGCCTCGGCTGCGACGGCGAGCTGTAG